From a single Brassica oleracea var. oleracea cultivar TO1000 chromosome C5, BOL, whole genome shotgun sequence genomic region:
- the LOC106293082 gene encoding reticuline oxidase-like protein, which translates to MKEALSILCLVLLVSVSEAAITKPHFGNFIRCLRSRTSQENPINDAIFTAENTTTFLSSYVSYTKNKRFTSPNYKTLMAIVTAKHVSHVQATVVCAKSNGIQLRIRSGGHDYEGLSYMSAVPFVILDMFNLRSITVDVSSKKAWVQAGATLGELYTKINDASKTLAFPAGVCATVGAGGHISGGGYGNLMRKYGITVDHVVDAQIVDVNGKLLNRASMGEDLFWAIRGGGGGSFGVILSWKLNLVEVPRIMTVFRVNKTLEQGGTDVLYKWQLVSTKLPETLFIRAMPQVVNGTRRGEKTIAVVFYAQFMGRADELMAIMNQSLPELGLKREDCQEMSWLNTTLFWADYPAGTPTSILLDRPSSPGDFFKSKSDYVKKPIPKEGMEKLWATMLKFKNVVWMQWNPYGGVMDRIPATATAFPHRKGNLFKIQYFTTWLDANTTEASLKMMREFYEVAEPYVSSNPREAFFNYRDMDVGNNPSGQTNVDEAKIYGSKYFLGNLKRLMEVKAKYDPENFFKNEQSIPPASN; encoded by the coding sequence ATGAAAGAAGCACTATCCATATTGTGTCTTGTTCTTCTTGTTTCGGTTTCCGAAGCAGCAATAACTAAACCACATTTTGGAAACTTCATCAGATGCCTTCGCTCTCGCACTAGTCAGGAGAATCCCATCAACGATGCCATCTTCACCGCCGAGAACACCACCACCTTCTTGTCTTCGTACGTGTCATACACGAAAAACAAGAGGTTCACGAGCCCTAACTACAAAACACTGATGGCCATTGTCACGGCAAAACATGTATCTCATGTTCAGGCCACGGTGGTCTGCGCAAAGTCCAATGGCATCCAGCTCCGTATCAGAAGCGGCGGTCACGACTACGAGGGGCTTTCTTACATGTCCGCTGTGCCATTTGTGATCCTCGATATGTTCAACCTTAGGTCAATTACCGTTGACGTGTCAAGCAAGAAAGCTTGGGTTCAAGCTGGTGCGACCTTGGGAGAGCTCTACACAAAGATCAACGACGCGAGCAAAACGTTAGCGTTCCCAGCTGGCGTCTGCGCAACCGTGGGAGCTGGAGGACACATCAGCGGTGGAGGGTACGGTAATCTCATGAGAAAATACGGAATCACGGTGGATCATGTTGTTGATGCTCAAATAGTCGATGTCAACGGCAAGCTCTTGAACCGGGCTAGCATGGGAGAAGATCTCTTTTGGGCCATTCGCGGTGGTGGTGGTGGGAGTTTCGGAGTTATCCTCTCTTGGAAACTCAACCTCGTGGAGGTTCCAAGGATCATGACAGTGTTTAGGGTTAACAAAACATTGGAACAAGGAGGCACTGATGTTCTCTACAAGTGGCAGCTTGTCTCAACCAAACTTCCAGAAACTCTTTTCATCAGAGCAATGCCTCAGGTCGTAAATGGAACGAGGCGCGGGGAGAAAACCATCGCGGTTGTGTTCTATGCTCAGTTCATGGGGAGAGCCGATGAGCTGATGGCTATAATGAACCAGAGCTTGCCTGAACTAGGGCTAAAACGTGAAGATTGTCAAGAAATGAGCTGGCTTAACACAACGTTGTTTTGGGCTGATTATCCTGCCGGCACACCGACAAGCATCCTCTTGGATCGACCGTCGAGCCCTGGAGATTTCTTCAAGAGCAAGTCAGACTACGTCAAGAAACCAATCCCCAAAGAAGGTATGGAGAAGCTTTGGGCGACAATGTTGAAATTCAAGAACGTTGTGTGGATGCAGTGGAACCCTTACGGTGGCGTGATGGATAGGATTCCGGCGACCGCCACGGCGTTTCCTCACCGGAAAGGAAACTTGTTCAAGATTCAGTACTTTACTACATGGTTGGACGCAAACACCACAGAAGCTAGCTTAAAAATGATGAGGGAGTTTTACGAGGTTGCGGAACCGTATGTGTCAAGCAACCCGAGAGAGGCGTTCTTTAACTACAGAGACATGGATGTTGGAAACAATCCGAGTGGTCAGACAAACGTCGATGAGGCTAAGATCTATGGTTCGAAATATTTCTTGGGGAATTTGAAGAGGCTGATGGAAGTTAAAGCCAAGTATGATCCTGAGAACTTCTTCAAGAACGAGCAGAGTATTCCTCCTGCTAGTAACTAG